In Plasmodium chabaudi chabaudi strain AS genome assembly, chromosome: 10, a single genomic region encodes these proteins:
- a CDS encoding large subunit GTPase 1, putative: MAGNTKKSKPKKQNNYMGRSLMYNKLKQKEKSDRILYSKIGYEDEGNKNVSKQISVLNKSSIDDYLDNQLAISNVQVSKIFIQKNEIKEKKNPKPQNDIYRSDIQNIVLPIPGRPIFVNQEDKLNINLKKAVEIKKRKTKRDIKHISFLMKGKHLMPINGKTSLLEHKPKPRVNPETPSDSNQPQPDQQPAEEPGNAGEEEEVEEPGNADEEEEVDEAGNDVDKEEVNEIDNADENGEMDETEKDEKYELKYMRAYENLRKKYEKRVSKSELNKNKLERYELEHFVDWRKLLSRVEEKEGYIVTPYEKNIEYWKQLWRVIERSHILFYIIDARNPLFFYSKGLEIYTKSVDKRKEFIVILNKSDFLTYEERKVWAEYFEERKIKFIFFSALRELYHQNQIVIEDMLLLNWDTNSPINNQVNSNENENEKIKNENEKIENENKKIENEIVYNEYPKRSNVNWAALRRSPESSNKSSGESSNESSGESSNETDSETSGESSDEAYSDISSERNSEVGSEIKREDNEVEVKYDENGVEIKRDENVKIVNTGYGNLSYEEKKNANTDILSVNDLINLIKDIKKKIKNVYHEIETETYDTPKLVVGFIGFPNVGKSSVINSIVGEKKVGVSRQPGKTKHFQTISLNHYNFTLCDCPGIIFPSIVFNKHDLIINGVFSIDHYKGEYIDVVQVLCNIIPEQLCQRYKIKNTLIRSIQLSQNCNDNPSQNQTSTYKYMNARNFLRELCIHRKYISGGKGGLLNFNFATRLIVRDFVTGKLLYNFMPNYLEKYSYIYSKEMQYHDDTPEPTPDVDNGLSKAPNQSEEILITKRQFRYMKKRVMKGKNMIKI, encoded by the exons ATGGCGggtaatacaaaaaaaagtaaaccTAAGAagcaaaataattatatgggAAGGAGTTtaatgtataataaattaaaacaaaaagaaaaatcagatcgtatattatattctaaAATTGGTTATGAAGAtgaaggaaataaaaatgtaagtaaacaaatatccgttttaaataaaagttCGATTGATGATTATTTAGATAACCAACTAGCCATTAGTAATGTGCAAGttagtaaaatatttatacaaaaaaatgaaattaaagaaaaaaaaaatccaaaacctcaaaatgatatatatcgaagtgatattcaaaatattgttCTGCCTATACCTGGTAGACCAATCTTTGTAAATCAAGAAGACAaactaaatataaatttgaaaaaagcagttgagataaaaaaacgaaaaacaaaaagagatattaaacatatttcatttttaatgaagGGAAAACATTTAATGCCAATAAATGGAAAGACATCTCTTTTGGAACATAAACCCAAACCACGTGTGAATCCAGAGACACCCAGCGATTCCAACCAACCCCAGCCTGATCAGCAACCTGCGGAAGAACCAGGTAATGCCGGTGAGGAGGAAGAGGTGGAAGAACCAGGTAATGCCGATGAAGAGGAAGAGGTGGACGAGGCAGGTAATGATGTTGATAAGGAAGAGGTGAACGAGATAGATAATGCCGATGAGAATGGAGAGATGGACGAGACGGAGAAAGATGAGAAGTACGAACTGAAGTATATGAGGGCGTACGAAAATCTgcgtaaaaaatatgaaaagaGAGTATCAAAAAGTGaacttaataaaaataaattagaaaGATATGAATTAGAGCATTTTGTAGATTGGAGAAAATTACTAAGTCGAGTAGAAGAAAAGGAAGGATATATTGTAACAccatatgaaaaaaatatagaatattGGAAACAATTATGGAGGGTTATAGAAAGAagtcatattttattttatattatagatGCAAGAAatcctttatttttttattctaaaGGATTAGagatatatacaaaaagcGTTGATAAAAGGAAAGAATTTAttgtaattttaaataaatccGATTTTTTAACTTATGAAGAAAGAAAAGTATGGGCTGAATACTTtgaagaaagaaaaattaaatttatttttttttctgctTTAAGAGAGTTATATCATCAAAATCAAATAGTTATTGAAGATATGCTACTTTTAAATTGGGATACAAATAGTCCAATTAATAATCAAGTTAattcaaatgaaaatgaaaatgaaaaaataaaaaatgaaaatgaaaaaatagaaaatgaaaataaaaaaatagaaaatgaaatagtTTATAACGAATATCCAAAGCGCTCGAATGTAAATTGGGCCGCTCTAAGGCGAAGCCCTGAATCAAGCAATAAATCGAGTGGTGAATCAAGTAACGAATCGAGTGGTGAATCGAGTAACGAAACGGATAGCGAAACGAGTGGCGAATCAAGTGATGAAGCATATAGTGACATAAGTAGTGAACGAAATAGCGAAGTAGGTAGCGAAATAAAACGCGAGGATAACGAAGTGGAAgtaaaatatgatgaaaatggaGTCGAAATAAAGCGCGATGAAAATGTCAAGATAGTAAATACAGGTTATGGAAATTTAAgttatgaagaaaaaaaaaacgcgAATACAGATATATTAAGTGTAAatgatttaataaatttaattaaagacataaaaaaaaaaataaaaaatgtatatcaTGAAATAGAAACAGAAACATATGATACGCCAAAATTGGTGGTTGGTTTTATTGGATTTCCTAATGTAGGAAAAAGTTCAGTAATTAATTCAATAGTTGGCGAAAAAAAAGTAGGTGTTAGTAGGCAACCAGGAAAAACTAAGCATTTTCAAACCATATCATTAaatcattataattttacattATGTGATTGTCCTGGTATCATATTTCCTTCaattgtttttaataaacatgatttaataattaatggTGTTTTTTCTATCGATCATTACAAAGGAGAATATATTGATGTTGTTCAGGTCCTTTGTAATATAATTCCTGAACAGCTATGTcaaagatataaaataaaaaatacacttATTCGTTCTATTCAATTAAGTCAAAATTGTAATGATAATCCTTCTCAAAATCAAACTtcaacatataaatatatgaatgctCGTAACTTTTTACGTGAGCTTTGTATccatagaaaatatatatcggGTGGTAAAGGTggattattaaattttaattttgctACCCGATTAATCGTACGAGATTTTGTAACTGGAAAACTtctttacaattttatgccaaattatttagaaaaatattcttatatttatagcaAAGAAATGCAATATCATGACGACACTCCGGAGCCTACACCAGATGTTGACAACGGACTCTCCAAG GCACCGAACCAGTCTGAGGAAATCCTGATCACTAAGCGGCAATTTCGGTACATGAAGAAGCGTGTGATGAAAGGGAAAAacatgataaaaatatga
- a CDS encoding PhIL1 interacting protein PIP2, putative, which yields MHQDYEISRGEKSCREMKITKNDESTNSLNDITSKVKESECLIYENNDSQKMAKSYLDKYLVDINNYQNNPNCKIYPKLHLDNTKEIKNFIIKEKICVNTYYQYIDVYKNLGSESEEIKYDKSVTTNEQELNRMASSKNISIPLSTKQDDNPNYNIINMKYIMPKIVNSQIPVVVKKKVYPQIETTNEEIEIEVEKYVPHIIPVNVYVPRYYSISALEGEEVQVEFKDVELTKEQEENIIKELNPHLEDIKMFNEEQTKKIKHTLNISKLKADKLKIKQPEHELIVYYDNGTSQSFDFEMFEKFQEMSLEGL from the coding sequence ATGCATCAAGACTACGAGATAAGCCGTGGTGAAAAAAGCTGTAgagaaatgaaaattacgaaaaatgatgaatcGACCAATAgtttaaatgatataactAGTAAGGTAAAAGAAAGTGAATGcttaatatatgaaaataatgattcaCAAAAAATGGCTAAGTCGTATTTAGATAAATATCTTgtagatataaataattatcaaaataatccaaactgtaaaatatatccaaAATTACATCTAGATAAtacaaaagaaataaaaaattttattattaaggaaaaaatatgtgttaatacatattatcaatatatagatgtatataaaaatttgggTTCTGAATCTGAAGAGATAAAATACGATAAATCAGTTACAACAAATGAACAAGAATTGAATCGTATGGCAAgtagtaaaaatataagcatCCCACTTTCTACTAAGCAAGATGATAATCCAAACTACAACataattaatatgaaatatataatgccaAAGATTGTAAATAGTCAAATCCCTGTtgtagtaaaaaaaaaagtatatccACAAATAGAAACAACTAATGAAGAAATAGAAATAGAAgtagaaaaatatgtaccTCATATAATTCCTGTTAACGTTTATGTCCCTCGATATTATTCAATATCTGCTTTAGAAGGCGAAGAAGTTCAAGTTGAATTCAAAGATGTTGAATTGACAAAGGAacaagaagaaaatattattaaagaaTTAAATCCACATCtagaagatataaaaatgtttaatgAAGAacaaactaaaaaaataaaacacactttaaatatatcaaaattaaaagcagacaaattaaaaataaaacagcCTGAACATGAActtattgtttattatgATAATGGCACTAGCCAATCCTTTGATTTTGAAATGTTTGAAAAGTTTCAAGAAATGTCTCTCGAAGGGTTGTAA
- a CDS encoding mitochondrial ribosomal protein L17-2 precursor, putative, translating into MGYTSTLKFVNLGVKRRLFRKAHKQAHHKWDSIKNQLNELLKYGRIETTLTKAKELQGYAEELIYLAKKKNNSENSLLVESILRTAQGRRKLYEYYVPLYRDRPFFFTRVVNQWRLRLRDAAPMAFIEFIDRPGEIRPAKPVGYDRIKYIYNEIQKNRRNFKKYYHIAKMFNLVDSNDQVVSDFSQATISKQEEWPSDDEEDIIIDENVLNNYKQYGDKMLPGPLKGREPFYVDLPLPSLVEKRFLNYRKKFKP; encoded by the exons ATGGGATATACATCAACATTAAAATTTGTGAACTTAGGGGTTAAAAGACGATTATTTAGGAAGGCACATAAACAAGCACATCATAAATGGGATAgcataaaaaatcaattaaatgaattattaaaatatggcAGAATTGAAACAACTTTAACTAAAGCAAAAGAATTACAAGGATATGCAGAggaattaatatatttagcaaaaaaaaaaaataattcagaAAATAGTTTATTAGTTGAAAGTATATTACGAACAGCACAAGGACGTAGAAagttatatgaatattatgTTCCACTATATAGAGATAGaccctttttttttactagaGTTGTTAATCAATGGAGATTAAGATTAAGAGATGCTGCCCCAATGGCATTTATTGAATTTATCGACAGACCGGGAGAAATTCGACCAGCTAAACCCGTGGGATATGACcgaattaaatatatttataatgaaatacaaaaaaatcgaagaaattttaaaaaatattatcatattgCCAAAATGTTTAATTTAGTAGATTCAAATGACCAAGTTGTGTCGGACTTTTCTCAGGCTACTATTTCTAAACAAGAAGAG TGGCCGAGCGACGATGAAGAAGATATAATAATCGATGAAAACGTACTTAACAATTATAAACAGTATGGTGATAAAATGTTACCAGGTCCTTTGAAAGGAAGAGAGCCATTCTATGTTGACTTGCCTTTACCGAGCTTAGTAGAAAAACggtttttaaattataggaaaaaattcaagccgtaa
- a CDS encoding cytochrome c oxidase subunit 2, putative — translation MEVIRSIFGFNNKITFSENKPVLKNVKDLQNLKAKNVKAEDYPTPQKYIENPDQIPKYYAFQSNMVTDEDLQPGMLRQLEVDKRLTLPTRTHISFLITATDVIHSWSIPSLGIKADAIPGRLHKVTTFILREGVYYGQCSEMCGTLHGFMPIVIEAVSPEAYAAHAKKYYRE, via the coding sequence ATGGAGGTAATTAGAAGTATATTCGGatttaataacaaaataacaTTTAGCGAAAATAAACCAgtgttaaaaaatgtaaaagaTTTACAAAACttaaaagcaaaaaatgtaaaagcAGAAGATTATCCAACAccacaaaaatatatagaaaatccAGATCAAATTCCTAAATATTATGCATTTCAATCAAATATGGTCACCGATGAAGATCTTCAACCTGGGATGTTAAGGCAGTTGGAAGTCGATAAAAGATTAACTTTACCTACAAGAACtcatatatcttttttaattacgGCGACAGATGTTATACATTCTTGGTCTATACCAAGTTTAGGTATCAAAGCTGATGCTATACCTGGTCGATTACATAAAGTAACAACTTTCATATTAAGAGAAGGTGTATATTATGGCCAATGCTCAGAAATGTGTGGAACTTTACATGGATTCATGCCTATTGTTATTGAAGCTGTTTCTCCTGAAGCATATGCTGCACATGCAAAAAAGTATTATAgagaataa
- a CDS encoding PhIL1 interacting protein PIP3, putative, whose amino-acid sequence MEENETEKKDDNKGVCDENISGGVNMKNDISESEKLYRSKIVNKNVKENVMSGNVNTITIEKITNIPNVIFKEIIKENNKREEKKTPTEYIIKNNTNDEEKQNDKIINPYSDILVDKIRQEIYHKEITKYIPKGTELTVKQTLKIPKIKPKYVEVPVPIYAPCYIEVPIPIQYIPVPKEEFKEHFTCGVSNIDNIAKYPNVYNPDNNKERKNNKDNDKSFFFNLKRALSVIFPCTQICK is encoded by the coding sequence atggaaGAAAACGAAACGGAGAAAaaagatgataataaagGTGTAtgtgatgaaaatataagtgGAGGAgtgaatatgaaaaatgatatCAGTGAGtcagaaaaattatatcgatccaaaatagtaaataaaaatgtaaaagaaaatgtaaTGTCTGGTAATGTAAATACGATAacaattgaaaaaattacaaatattccaaatgtaatatttaaagaaataatcaaagagaataataaaagggaagaaaaaaaaacacctacagaatatattataaaaaataatacaaatgatgaagaaaagcaaaatgataaaataataaatccaTATAGTGATATATTGgttgataaaataagacaagaaatatatcataaagaaataacaaaatatattcctaAAGGTACTGAATTAACTGTTAAACAAACTTTAAAAATTCCTAAAATAAAACCAAAATATGTAGAAGTCCCTGTACCTATATATGCACCTTGTTATATTGAAGTACCAATACCTATACAATACATTCCAGTACCTAAAGAGGAATTTAAAGAGCATTTCACATGTGGGGTATCaaatattgataatatagCCAAATATccaaatgtatataatccagataataataaagaaagaaaaaataataaagataatgataaatcgtttttttttaatttaaaacgTGCATTAAGTGTTATTTTTCCATGTACacaaatatgtaaataa
- a CDS encoding NADP-specific glutamate dehydrogenase, putative: MILFLVIFFCIILISNTNGLAKKNHMKRVTPGFLSNEFVTGSYSLNRGKGKLQSSQNYGYNFNKPLEHKIEEMRENVISKNKDQHEFLQAFEEVLISLKPVFKKDIIYLGVLENISEPERVIQFRVPWVNDQGEHKINRGFRVQYSSVLGPYKGGLRFHPTVNLSVIKFLGFEQIFKNSLTTLPMGGGKGGSDFDPKGKSENEILRFCQSFMDNLFRHIGPNTDIPAGDIGVGSREIGYLFGKYKKLKNKFEGVLTGKNIKWGGSNIRSEATGYGVAYFAENALNSMNDNLKNKTCVVSGSGNVAQYLVEKLIEKGAKVLTMSDSSGYILEPDGFTKEQLNYIMELKNVKRERIKEYLKYSKTAKYFDNEKPWNVPCDIVFPCATQNEITENDADLLIKNNCKLLVEGANMPTHIKAMHKLKENKIVICPSKAANAGGVAVSGLEMSQNSMRLQWTSEETDQKLQKIMKNIYEQCCDASQKYMGETDLVAGANIAGFLKVADSFIEQGGL; this comes from the exons atgattttatttttggtcatatttttttgtattattttaatttccaACACAAATGGATTggctaaaaaaaatcacaTGAAACGTGTAACACCAG GATTCCTTAGCAATGAATTCGTTACAGGGTCTTATTCGCTAAATCGag GTAAAGGGAAATTGCAAAGTAGCCAAAATTATggatacaattttaataagcCACTAGAACATAAAATAGAAGAGATGAGAGAAAATgttatatcaaaaaataaagatcaACATGAATTTTTACAAGCCTTTGAAGAAGTATTAATATCTTTAAAAcctgtttttaaaaaagatattatttatttaggagttttagaaaatatatctgAACCAGAAAGGGTTATACAATTCCGTGTCCCTTGGGTAAATGATCAGGGagaacataaaataaacagaGGGTTTAGAGTCCAATATAGTTCTGTGTTAGGACCATATAAAGGTGGTTTAAGATTTCATCCTACTGTTAATTTAAgtgttataaaatttttaggGTTTGagcaaatatttaaaaatagtttaaCTACATTACCTATGGGTGGAGGAAAAGGAGGATCTGATTTTGATCCAAAAGGAAAGtcagaaaatgaaattttaaGATTTTGTCAATCTTTTAtggataatttatttagaCATATCGGACCTAATACGGATATACCAGCAGGAGATATAGGAGTAGGTTCAAGAGAAATTGGATATCTATTtggtaaatataaaaaattaaaaaataaatttgaagGTGTATTAActggaaaaaatatcaaatggGGCGGAAGTAATATTAGATCTGAAGCTACTGGATATGGTGTTGCTTATTTTGCAGAAAATGCATTAAACAGTATGAATgataacttaaaaaataaaacttgTGTAGTTAGTGGAAGTGGTAACGTTGCCCAATATTTAGTAGAAAAGTTAATTGAGAAAGGGGCAAAAGTATTAACTATGAGCGATAGTAGTGGTTATATATTAGAGCCAGATGGTTTTACAAAAGaacaattaaattatattatggaattaaaaaatgttaaacgagaaagaataaaagaatatttaaaatattctaaaacagcaaaatattttgataatgaaaaacCATGGAATGTACCTTGTGATATTGTATTCCCGTGTGCAActcaaaatgaaattacTGAAAATGATGCTGacttgttaataaaaaataattgtaagTTATTAGTGGAAGGTGCAAATATGCCTACACATATAAAAGCTATgcataaattaaaagaaaataaaatagtaatatgTCCATCAAAAGCTGCTAATGCAGGAGGGGTAGCAGTAAGTGGATTAGAAATGAGTCAAAATTCCATGAGGTTGCAATGGACTTCTGAAGAAACAGATCAAAAACtccaaaaaattatgaaaaatatttatgaacaaTGTTGTGATGCAtctcaaaaatatatgggtGAAACCGATTTAGTTGCAGGAGCAAATATTGCAGGATTTTTAAAAGTTGCTGATTCGTTCATCGAACAAGGGGGCTTATAG
- a CDS encoding endonuclease/exonuclease/phosphatase family protein, putative, with product MVLFWNMEKLHIVSWNVNGWKKSCEIIKKNGISVEDFLEKLDIDILCLQETKTNDGVIEYESNVLNAHSDKYETYWNCCTKKENSNKSNKGYSGLAIFVNKKIKTICSSRNPFKNFFFSIKDISKYSFFTGRKFQIDKSAISFYLPNDTNCLNNLNEIENDVNNFFGEGRLLITIHKQFIVVNTYIPYSGYRYERLDYKMMFLHILRAKLIQLRISTGLPIILLGDLNISLRNLDVHFLSNYINIHDLLIKIDRLNLKESIKNKIRDALPTIIKTLENTENFIIKKQKNTQNVESYHLFLNYNGNIKKVGSNFTSPEEIYFLFSLDPFYVDDKYSHLPKEYYFYLDNDVSELDAQTDSKEPNTSNITSNIDEYNCGMNLKTQIEENTIEWNKRVKENYNVFLSNAQKVREQVEKGEACKMPEHVHVNSNGSNPRDKILSSKKILCKYEFKHCTSDGKYMVKKKDGIYLKYLNEIFISLNIILSKEELINIANEIGYTSPQCCNDFIQTLVYEDNMIDIFSYLYPDMNGKFTCWDMYKQNRITNEGSRIDYIFVDSILFEMFIKKYNHLYDSPIILTKDLEELLKQIKTEKNVTLNLYSDEVGKKTIQNIKYIDALNQLSNRDVLNSTTFNELYANYFNNIKRKTKQIKLGKNMNTDLIYDEDNDDVENFEFQFKLISYIGFIYTSPKLSDHIAVNCTFSFETKNDQGNKNTLQICCSHYGISLNKICTTIYQYTTYLSLFLISPQLFSLSSSALLNCVHTHNKNCSNIIETQPHKKTKKITQYFQVQKKKG from the coding sequence ATGGTTCTATTTTGGAATATGGAAAAACTACATATTGTGAGTTGGAATGTAAATGGTTGGAAGAAAAGCtgtgaaataataaaaaagaatggGATTAGTGTTGAAGATTTTTTAGAAAAGTTagatatagatatattatgtttacAAGAAACAAAAACGAATGATGGGGTTATTGAATATGAATCAAATGTGTTGAATGCACATTCGgataaatatgaaacaTATTGGAATTGTTGTaccaaaaaagaaaacagtaataaatcaaataaaggATATTCAGGGCTAgctatttttgtaaataaaaaaataaaaacaatatgcTCATCACGAAAtccttttaaaaatttttttttttctataaaagatatatcaaaatattcattttttacgGGAAGAAAATTTCAGATAGACAAATCAGCTATTTCATTTTACTTACCCAATGATACAAACTGtcttaataatttaaatgaaattgaaaatgatgTAAATAACTTTTTTGGAGAAGGAAGATTGTTAATAACTATTcataaacaatttattgTTGTTAATACTTATATACCATATTCTGGTTATAGATATGAAAGGTTAGATTACAAAATGATGTTTTTGCATATACTAAGAGCAAAGTTAATACAACTTAGGATTAGTACAGGCTTACCTATAATACTCCTTGGcgatttaaatatatcattacgTAATTTGGATGTGCATTTTCTTagcaattatataaatatacatgatttgttaataaaaattgatcgtttgaatttaaaagaaagtataaaaaataaaattcgtGATGCATTACCTACTATTATAAAAACTTTGGAAAATAcagaaaattttattataaaaaaacaaaagaatACACAAAATGTTGAAtcatatcatttatttttaaattataatggtaatattaaaaaggttGGTTCAAATTTTACATCACCCGAAgaaatttatttccttttttctttaGATCCATTTTATGTTGATGACAAATATAGCCATCTTCCCaaagaatattatttttatttagacAATGATGTTAGTGAGTTGGATGCTCAAACAGATAGTAAAGAACCAAACACATCAAATATCACAAGCAATATTGATGAATACAATTGTGGCATGAATTTGAAGACTCAGATTGAAGAAAACACCATTGAATGGAATAAAAGGGTTAAAGAAAATTACAATGTCTTTTTGTCAAATGCTCAAAAGGTGCGTGAACAGGTTGAAAAGGGCGAAGCTTGCAAAATGCCTGAGCATGTACATGTAAATAGTAATGGCAGCAATCCACgagataaaattttaagtagcaaaaaaatattgtgtAAATACGAGTTTAAGCATTGTACCAGTGATGGTAAATATAtggttaaaaaaaaggatggaatttatttaaaatatttaaatgaaatatttatatctttaaatattatccTTTCTAAGGAAgagttaataaatattgcaAATGAGATTGGGTATACATCTCCACAATGTTGTAATGATTTTATACAAACATTAGTTTATGAAGATAATAtgattgatatattttcttatttatatccaGATATGAATGGGAAATTTACATGCTGGGATATGTATAAGCAAAATAGAATAACAAATGAAGGATCTAGAattgattatatatttgttgatagtattttatttgaaatgtttataaaaaaatataaccaTTTATATGATTCTCCAATAATTTTAACTAAAGACTTAGaagaattattaaaacaaattaaaacagAAAAGAATGTTActttaaatttgtatagTGATGAGgttggaaaaaaaacaattcaaaatataaagtatATCGACGCGTTAAACCAGTTGAGTAATAGAGATGTACTTAACTCTACCACTTTCAACGAATTATATGCTAACTATTTTAACAacattaaaagaaaaacaaaacaaataaaattaggaaaaaatatgaataccgatttaatatatgatgaAGACAATGATGATGTTGAAAATTTTGAGTTTCAATTTAAACTTATAAGTTATATtggatttatttatacatccCCTAAATTAAGTGATCATATTGCAGTTAATTGTACTTTCTCTTTTGAAACTAAAAATGAtcaaggaaataaaaacacTCTACAAATATGTTGCTCACACTATGGTATATCccttaataaaatatgtacaaccatttatcaatatactacatatttatcattatttttaatatcacctcagcttttttctttatcttcTTCCGCGTTGTTAAATTGTGTTCATAcgcataataaaaattgctCCAATATTATTGAAACACAACcgcataaaaaaacaaaaaaaattacacaatattttcaagttcaaaaaaagaaaggaTAA